Genomic window (Leisingera methylohalidivorans DSM 14336):
TTGCCGCGGTCTCCGGCTCCTCTGCGGCGACGCTGACCACCGTGGGCAAGATGTCGATCCCGGAACTGCGAAAGCGCAACTATCCCGAAACCATGGTGATCGGCACGCTGACCGGCGCGGCCACGCTGGGCCTGATGATCCCGCCGTCGCTGACGCTGATTGTCTATGGCGTCACCATCAATGAATCGATCACCAAGCTGTTCTTTGCCGGCATTCTGCCGGGGCTGGTGCTGGCGGCGATGTTCATGGGATATGTGGCGGTATATTCCAAGGTCGGAAAGGACTGGAACCCGACCCCTGAGGCCAAGCTGAGTTTTGCCCAGAAGGTGAAGAACTCCCGCTTTCTGGCGCCGGTGATTGCTCTGATCATAGTGGTGATCGGCTCCATGTACCTTGGCATTGCCACCGCCACCGAGGCCGCAGCCTTTGGCGTCATCGGGTCGCTGCTGCTGGCATTGGGGCAAGGGTCTCTGAACTGGAAAACCTTCACCGACAGCCTGATGGGCGCCACCCGAACCAGCGCGATGATTGCGCTGATCCTGGCCGGTGCGGCCTTCCTGTCGCTGTCGATGGGCTTTACCGGCCTGCCGCGCGGCCTGGCGGATCTGATTGCCGGGTGGGAGCTCACGCGGCTGGAGCTTTTAATGGTGCTGCTGGTCTTTTACATCGTGCTGGGCTGTTTCCTGGATGGCATTTCCTCGGTGGTGCTGACCATGGCAGTGGTGGAGCCGATGATCCGCCAGGCGGGCATTGACCTGATCTGGTTCGGCATCTTCATCGTGGTGGTGGTGGAAATGGCGCAAATCACCCCGCCGATCGGCTTCAACCTGTTTGTGATGCAGGGCATGACCCACCACGAGATGAGCTATATCGCCCGTGCCGCGATCCCGATGTTCCTGATCATGGTGCTGATGGTGTTTGTGCTGATCGCCTTCCCGGAGCTGGCGACCTATCTGCCCAACAACCTGCGGCCAGGGCCTGCCTAGCCCCATGCTGCGCGCGCTCGCCTTTGCCGCCCGGCATGAGCGGGCTGCCTTGGTTCTGGGGCTGCTGGCCGGGCTGTCGCTGCCCGGCTTGGCCGCCGCGCTTAAGCCCTGGCTGCCGGAGATGGTGGCCGGGCTATTGTTTTTGAATGCCTACCGGATCGGCTTGCGCAAGGCCGCAGGCGGTCTGGCGGACGGGATCGGCACGCTGAAGGCCATTGCTTTTCTGCAAGTGGCGCTGCCGCTGCTGGCGCTGGGCCTGGCGTCGCTGTTCGGTGTGGCGCAAACCCCCGCCGCAGTGGCGCTGATCCTGATGCTGAGCGCCCCTTCGGTGACCGGCAGCCCCAATATCACCGCACTGATGAGCCACGCGCCGGAGCCTGCCTTCCGCCTGCTGATCACCGGCACGGCACTGATGCCGCTGACGGTGATCCCGGTGTTTCTTCTGGCACCCGGCCTTGGCGATCTTGGCGGCGTGTTGCACGCCTCCGCGCGGCTGATCGGCGCCATCGGGGTAACGGTCCTGGCCGCTTTTCTGCTGCGGCGCCTGACACTGCCAAATCTGCGCGCAGAGCAGGCCAAGGCCATTGACGGGCTGACAGTGATTGCGCTGTCGGTGATCGTCGTCGGGTTGATGGCAGCCCTGGGGCCTGCGCTGCGCACGGACCCGCTGCTGGTGCTGCAATGGCTGGGCTTTGCCTTGGCCGCCAACCTCGGCCTGCAGGCGCTGACATTTGCAGTGATGCGCCGCCGCGCGGGCAGTGGCGCCGTGCCCTGTGCCGTTGTCGCCGGCAACCGGAACTTTGCCCTGTTTCTGATCGCCCTGCCCGCTGCCACCACCGAGCCTCTGCTGATCTTCCTGGGCTGCTACCAGATTCCGATGTATCTGACTGCAATCCTGATGAAGCCGCTTTACGGGCGCCCCATCCTTAGGACAGAAACGTGACGCCAGGCATCCGCCGGATCAGCTCGGCATCAGCAAAATAGCTTTCGCTCATGTCATCCACCAGCGCTTGCGACCAGCCCGGCAGATCGATTTCCTCTTCGATCGCCTCTTCTGAGTGGTAATAGCTGAGGAACAGCGCACGTACCCGTTCACGCTGGTCTTCCGACAGGCCGGGGCGGTTTGCCAGATAGGCTTCCAGCCGCTCGTATCCCGCCTCCGATATAATGCCGCGGGTGATGTCCAGTTCGCCGGCGAAACGGAAACCGTCACCCAGCCCCGTCACCTGCCCCAGAATGTTGGGCCAGATCACCGGCGTTTCCTCGTTGCACCAGACAGTGATGCGGCAGCCCGGGTTACTGTCCTGAATATCCGCAACCACGTCCGACCAGCGCAGATTGAGGAAGTCCGTGCCTGCGGTGAACTGCTTCCAGCTTCTGCCGGATTGCGATTTGTAGACCGGGCCGATCAGCGTGGCAGGGTTGCGCAGACCCAGGAAGAATTCGCAGGGGGTGTCCGGAAACACTCCCCGCAGTGCCGCTGTATTGCTGCCCGCATTGCGATAAAGCCGCCCGCCGCTAAGCATCCAGCCCGGCATCCCGAGAAATCCGGAATTGGTCAGGATGATCCGGGAAACGTCCTGATCCTTGACAATGCCGGCCAACAGCGCCTCGCGTTCCTCAGCAGAGACAGTGTCTTGGTTCTGCTTGCGCAGCATTTGATTGACAGCCGCCAAATAGGTGCCCGGACGGCGGATCATGACGCCCTGTTCCAGCAGTCGCTGTGCATCCTTGCGCAGCGACCAGGTCAGCTGGCCGTTGTCGGTATTCGGCGCCCCGATATGGAAAGCAAGGGTAATGTCCCGCATGTCAGCCTTTGCCTGGTTCATCGTCCTGTCAAGCCTTTGCCCTTTCCCTGCTCCGCATAAGGTGCCGGCGTGCGGCCTGGCGGAATTCACAGGTTATAGCCGCGCCTTCATCCTGCGGAAGAACCGGTCATCCCGCTGGCGCAAAATATACTCGCAGGCTTGTTTCGCAAGCCGCGGATGGCCCCGGTCCAGAGCCAAATTGGTCAGCTCCCGCTGAAACCGCGGGAATTCGTGACGTTTGCGCAGCAGGCGGTGAAACCGATGCGGTGTTAATTCGCCGGAAATGGCACCGCGGGCAATCTCCTGCAGGACGCCCATCTGCTGCAGCGAGGATCCCAGCCGATGGCCCAGCAGCGGACAGCGCCAGAAAGTGACATTTGCCCCGGAAAAACGGGCCGCATGGGCCGCATCGGGCGCCACGTAGGGGTCGAACATGATGTGCACGTCGCCCGCCGCCTGGCTGGCCAGGGATGCATCCCCGAAGGGCCCGGAAAAATCCCTGTCCCAGACCTTCTTGTAGCGCATTTCCCAAGGCACGAGCGTCTTGTCGAGAGTCGATTGCGGGCTGATCGCAAACACTGTCGATCCGGGCGCCGCCGCTGCATAGGCCGCAGCCGCATAGCCCCCCATTGACGCGCCGTAAAAGACCACACGGGAAAACTGCGCAAAGAAACCGCTGTCGCGCAGCGCCTCGAACTTGGCGGACACCTCCTGGTGGCGGAACCAGGTCCAGCCGTTGGCCATCACCCCCAGCATCGACCAGTCCTGCGCCTCAATGAAGCTGAAGCCCCAGGGACGCCGGTCATCCCGCTTGGTCATCGCAATGTCGAGGTTGTCGAAAGTCACCACAAGTGTGCCGCCGCGCGGGATGAACAGGAAGGAATGCTCTTCCAGTTCATCAAAGAAGCCTTCCCTGCCGGCCAGTTGGCGGGCCACCTTGGACCATTCGCCCGAGGGCGGCAGCACCTCCTGCGGTTCGGCGGATAGGATCGCCAGACCATTCCTGCCGGCCTCAGGCGGCACCAGCGTATTGCAGCTGCCATAGGCCTTGAGGAACGGATAGCTGCCAGAGCCTTTGCGGATTTCAATCACCAGGCGGCTGAGCGGTTGCAGCGCCCGGTCCAGCATCGGTTTGGCATTCTGGATCTTGTGGCGCGCGCCAAAGCTGTTCAGCGCCAGGATCACATCATAGCTGCCCAGGTCCTGCGAAGGCTCCGCAACCCGGATCGCGTCGCGGTCCACGCCGCCCTGTTCAAGCCGCGCCTGCCAGGCCTGCAGCTGCGCCGTATCGGGCTGCTTGGCCTGCCCCTTGCGGTCGCAGGAGACCATATCGATGCTGCAGCCGTAGCGCTGATACAGAAGGATGCAAAGCTCCGGCGCCTGGCCGTTGATATCGGCAACCGTGCGGACGTCATCGGCATCCAGTGCCGGCAGCACGCTTTTGAAATCGAAACCTTCACTCATCATGTGTCGTCAACTGCCCTTCAGGGAAACACCGGCACCGGACCAACCCGCATTGGGACTCATCTGCCCGCAGAGATCACCGCAGTACCGCCGATCTCTTCTGCGCTGTATTACCCGAACAGGAATTAGGATGCGGTTACCGATCACGGCTCCTGTCCGGCACGGGTCAGAACCGTGGAATATTTACCGTGTTTGGCCAGCACTTTGACGGTCCCGAAACTTTTCATGGCGCCAATACCGCCGGTTCCCTTGCGAATGTCCAGAACAATACCGCCGCCGCTGCTGATCTGGTTGCTGAACAGATCCTGATAGGTACCGACGGGATAATGGAACCCGCAAGACGCCAGGCTGATCACCAAGTCGAAGGCGCCAAGCGGCGCAGTGTCTTCGGTTTTGGGATTAAGGGTGGTGATCTTTCCGGCCGGCACGCCGTTCTTTTCCAGAAACGCGCGGGCGGTTTCCAGGCTGGTGTAACCCGCGCCTTCGCCTTCAAAACCGAAGTGGCGGCCGTTGCCTTCTTCGATATCGATCAGCACGATTTCGCAGCCGTACCGGCGGTGCAGCAGCAGGCTGGCAAAGGCATACCCGCAGCCGATGTCCGCGGCGCGTTCGGGCGCAATGGGATCAGTGGCCTTCAGAAAGAATGCGCATTCCCGTTCCGCGATCCGGATCGATTCATGCAGGATGCGCTCCCGCTGCGACCGGGCGTCCGCCAGCAACAACTCCCCGTCACCCGCCATCCAGTCCTTGATGGTCTGTCCTGAACTTGCCAGTTCTGACCGCTGCAGCAGGATATTGGCGACGTCCTGATCGCTGAACATGGAATAATCCAGTGCCGCCGGGTCGATCGTCTCCACGGGTTTGTCTTCCGGTTCCGGGACCGGCTGCAGCAGGTGGCGGGTTTTCTCCGGGTCGATCCCATGCTGGACCAGCAGGTCATGGACATAGCAGCCCTCCGCGGCCCCCCCCCCGTATTTGGCCGCGATATTGCGGAAGCGGCGGCCCCAGAAGTGGATCGACAGCGTATCGCTGCGGATATGACCGCGCGCCTGGTCCACGCGGTTCGGGTTCAGCACCACCCCGGCCCGCTTGAACGGCACAGGGTAAATCACATGGCCGGGCCGGGAATGTTTGACCTCGCCGGTTTCCTGCAGGAACCAGGTAAGCGCATCCGGCCCCCAGACACCCCAAGGCAGAAGCGAGACATGAACGCCCTGCCGGCTGTCCTTAAGCGCCTGCAATTCGGCCTGTTTTTCAGCGCTGTACCAGGGCGGAATGGGGTATTCATCGCTGGTGAAGCGCAGCATCGCCGCAAGGGTCTTGGAGGTCTTTGGCAGCCGCAGAACCCCATTGTTGACCATCGGCTTGTCGTCGGAGATCCAGCCATGGAAATGCTTGCCCTTTATATCCCAGGGCTGGCAGCAATAGGCATCGGTATCGGCCCAGATGTAGTTGGTCTTGCGCAGCAAATGCAGGCGGAAGACATCGGCATGATAGGCCGGGCTGCCGGTGCGGGCGTGGCGGATGATGCGGTCAGCGGGCAGGATTTCATTGGCATCCGCCACTTTCACCCCGCCGGGCACGCCCTTGACCGCGTCATAGGTGAACAGCACCACCTCGTGGCCATGATCCAGAAAGGACTGAAGGCAAAGCTGTTCCAGCCAGCTGAGTTCTGGGCCCACCCATAGTGACGCGATGGCCGGAAGTGCCATGATGATTGCCCCTCAAAAAAAACCAATTAATGCAGCTGCTTAACAGCCCTTTTTTATTGCCGGATTCTAACCCGCAGTCCGGAGTCCTGTCAATGTGCGGGCCGCGGGGTTCAATGGTTGGTTTCGCTGCGCTCCACCGTGAACCAGAAATCGCTGCCGGGCTCGTTTTCAGCGATCTTGTCCGGGATCACGCCGGGACCGCTGAGGAACACATTGGCACCGAAATGCGCATGCATGCGCGACAGTTTGCACAGTTTCTCGCCTGTCAGCTCCCGGAACAGCGCCAGCATGTCGTCCCGCCCCTTCAACTCCTCTATTTTCTCGCGGTGTTTGCGGCTGGCGTATTCATGCGCTGCAGCGATATCCGGGTCTGCCAGCAGCCGGGCCATCTCTGCCTCCAGCGCCGGGATCATGCGCTGGATCGAGCGCTCTTCCTCGGCGTTGTTGTTCATCCGGAACCAATAGGACAGCCCCTGATCGCGATCCACATGGTTCACCCGGCCCCGGTCGCGCTTGACCAGAAAACTTTCGGCGCTGCGCACGGCGTAATGGTTGAGCTGCACCAGGTCATAGCCATAGGTGCTCGTCGAGGAGCGCCAGCCGTTGCGGAACATCTCACGCGGCATGTCCTGGCCGGAGCCGTTGACCCAGCGGATATCCTCCCACAGCTGCGGCTTCAGTCCCTTGGGCCGGTGAACGCCCAGCTTCTTGAAGATCCCGGTGTTGCGGAACAGGGTCTTGAAGCCCCAGGCCTGGTGCGGCTTGCGGGTCACCTCAAAGGCGCAGCGGGTGAACTCCCTGGTGATCAGATCGCCGGTGAATTCGCGCACATCATTGTTGCCGAACAGCCGCCAGGTCATTGCGATCATGTTGGCATCGCCCACGGCCTGAAACAGGTCGGACAACCGTCCCTCACCGCATTTGATGTTAATGAACTCATCCACATCCATGCAGACCAGCCAGTCCGCCTCACGGATCACCGGCTCCTCCTCCGCCGCTTGCAATGCCGCGTGCTGCGGCTTCAGATCCGTGTTGCGGAACGGGTTTTCGCGGTGCTGGACGATCCCCTTATCCTGCAGCAGCTGCAGCATCGTATCGGTGCCATCGGTGCAGTCGTTGGTGTAGACGAGAAAATCATCCACGCCGATTGCGCGGTGATAGGCCAGCCATTCCAGAATGAACGGCCCTTCGTTTTTCATCGTGGTGACAATGGTGGTCTTGGGAGTGCCGCCGGCCCGCTTAACGGCCCGCTCCTCGGGAATGCGCACAGGCTTGGCGTTGAAATAGCCCGTCGCCAGCGACAGCAGCTCGGGCGTTTCCACCAGGCTGGCCTTCGGCACAATCTTGGACACAGTGTCGGTGGGGTGCCGCAGGGCCATGCAGCGGTAGAACCGCAGATCGTCCGTTGGATCGGGCTCGGCCCCGACCACCCGGACAAGCCGCCAGATGCAGCTGTCCCCGGCTTTGGCTGGCGCGAGGCACCAGCGCGGCCGCAGCCCGGCGGCATCGAACTGCGTGCAGATGTGATCCGCAAAACACGCCTGCTCCCCCTTGCGCACCCGCCAGGGGTAGGCCTGCACCCCGCCAAGACGCAGAATGCCCGCCGGCGCGGCGACGGCCCGGTCAAAGATATTCGGCCCATCACCGGGCGCCAAAAGATCAAACAGATCGATATTGGCCACCGCCCGCGCGCGGCCAAGGAAGCGGGCGCGCAGGATTTCGTAAATCAGGAATTCGCCCAGCGGCGCCTGCCAGGGATCCGCTGGCGGGATGTCCATCCGGTCCTTGCCCGGCGCGCCCGGCACATTAAAAGGATGCGCCTCCTCCGGAAGGCCATCCTTGCCCAAGGGCAGTTTGGAATGCACCACCACGACCTGCTTCAGCCCCGTGATGGAACCTGCAAGCGCTTGCAGCTCCCCTATAAAGTGACGGCTGTCCTGCGGTTGCGCCCGGTCAAGGATGACAGCCCCCTGCAGCCCATGCTGCGTTACGTGGAACTGCAGCCATTCGGCAGTAGATCGGGCTGTTTCGCCATTGCGGACCGCGGCCACCACATTGAGCCCTGCAAACAGCTCCGTCTCCTCCGGGTGAAGCGGCACATTGTAAAGCGCGCCTTCTGCGGAGACGGTAACCGCGCCGGGGCCACCTGCAATCTCGGCTTCC
Coding sequences:
- a CDS encoding TRAP transporter large permease, coding for MENISVIILFLFVLFTLLGSGVWVGLALMGVAWVGMELFTTRPVGDVMLTTIWSASSSWTLTALPMFIWMGEILYRTRLSEDMFKGLAPWMAPLPGGLVHTNIVGCTVFAAVSGSSAATLTTVGKMSIPELRKRNYPETMVIGTLTGAATLGLMIPPSLTLIVYGVTINESITKLFFAGILPGLVLAAMFMGYVAVYSKVGKDWNPTPEAKLSFAQKVKNSRFLAPVIALIIVVIGSMYLGIATATEAAAFGVIGSLLLALGQGSLNWKTFTDSLMGATRTSAMIALILAGAAFLSLSMGFTGLPRGLADLIAGWELTRLELLMVLLVFYIVLGCFLDGISSVVLTMAVVEPMIRQAGIDLIWFGIFIVVVVEMAQITPPIGFNLFVMQGMTHHEMSYIARAAIPMFLIMVLMVFVLIAFPELATYLPNNLRPGPA
- a CDS encoding class I SAM-dependent methyltransferase — translated: MALPAIASLWVGPELSWLEQLCLQSFLDHGHEVVLFTYDAVKGVPGGVKVADANEILPADRIIRHARTGSPAYHADVFRLHLLRKTNYIWADTDAYCCQPWDIKGKHFHGWISDDKPMVNNGVLRLPKTSKTLAAMLRFTSDEYPIPPWYSAEKQAELQALKDSRQGVHVSLLPWGVWGPDALTWFLQETGEVKHSRPGHVIYPVPFKRAGVVLNPNRVDQARGHIRSDTLSIHFWGRRFRNIAAKYGGGAAEGCYVHDLLVQHGIDPEKTRHLLQPVPEPEDKPVETIDPAALDYSMFSDQDVANILLQRSELASSGQTIKDWMAGDGELLLADARSQRERILHESIRIAERECAFFLKATDPIAPERAADIGCGYAFASLLLHRRYGCEIVLIDIEEGNGRHFGFEGEGAGYTSLETARAFLEKNGVPAGKITTLNPKTEDTAPLGAFDLVISLASCGFHYPVGTYQDLFSNQISSGGGIVLDIRKGTGGIGAMKSFGTVKVLAKHGKYSTVLTRAGQEP
- a CDS encoding glycosyltransferase family 2 protein; protein product: MPSSDPGNCDGKILEREFSALSLAGNNLLDAVELRAPSGRIARLFFKSGTSRAGLGIASLAERTVLHNYGGAPVLEAEIAGGPGAVTVSAEGALYNVPLHPEETELFAGLNVVAAVRNGETARSTAEWLQFHVTQHGLQGAVILDRAQPQDSRHFIGELQALAGSITGLKQVVVVHSKLPLGKDGLPEEAHPFNVPGAPGKDRMDIPPADPWQAPLGEFLIYEILRARFLGRARAVANIDLFDLLAPGDGPNIFDRAVAAPAGILRLGGVQAYPWRVRKGEQACFADHICTQFDAAGLRPRWCLAPAKAGDSCIWRLVRVVGAEPDPTDDLRFYRCMALRHPTDTVSKIVPKASLVETPELLSLATGYFNAKPVRIPEERAVKRAGGTPKTTIVTTMKNEGPFILEWLAYHRAIGVDDFLVYTNDCTDGTDTMLQLLQDKGIVQHRENPFRNTDLKPQHAALQAAEEEPVIREADWLVCMDVDEFINIKCGEGRLSDLFQAVGDANMIAMTWRLFGNNDVREFTGDLITREFTRCAFEVTRKPHQAWGFKTLFRNTGIFKKLGVHRPKGLKPQLWEDIRWVNGSGQDMPREMFRNGWRSSTSTYGYDLVQLNHYAVRSAESFLVKRDRGRVNHVDRDQGLSYWFRMNNNAEEERSIQRMIPALEAEMARLLADPDIAAAHEYASRKHREKIEELKGRDDMLALFRELTGEKLCKLSRMHAHFGANVFLSGPGVIPDKIAENEPGSDFWFTVERSETNH